A region of Ochrobactrum quorumnocens DNA encodes the following proteins:
- the phnC gene encoding phosphonate ABC transporter ATP-binding protein has product MLQLKNVTRRYNDKVAVSGVDLEIEPGSFVGIIGRSGAGKSTLLRMINRLVEPSEGTIHWDGRDVTGLKGSGLRAWRAQCAMIFQHFNLVDRLDVLTNVLMGRLNYVSTPKSLLRIWSDEERLIALSALQQFDIAHLAAHRADELSGGQQQRVAIARALVQQPRIILADEPIASLDPRNTRSVMDALRRINREYGITVLCNLHSLDIARNYCDRLVGMSAGKIVFRGTPSMLTDMASRDLYGMEADDVIDQDDATEPMSMPVPQPAEAVLRQLSA; this is encoded by the coding sequence ATGCTTCAACTAAAAAACGTAACGCGCCGTTATAATGATAAGGTGGCGGTTTCGGGTGTTGACCTCGAGATCGAGCCGGGCTCGTTTGTTGGAATTATCGGGCGTTCGGGCGCGGGCAAGTCGACGCTGCTGCGTATGATCAATCGCCTCGTTGAGCCTTCAGAGGGAACAATTCACTGGGACGGCCGCGACGTTACAGGGCTTAAAGGTTCTGGGCTGCGCGCCTGGCGTGCGCAATGTGCGATGATCTTCCAGCATTTCAATCTGGTTGATCGACTTGATGTTCTGACCAACGTGCTTATGGGCCGTTTGAACTATGTTTCCACCCCTAAGTCGCTCTTGCGTATCTGGAGCGATGAAGAGCGTCTGATTGCCCTTTCCGCTTTGCAGCAGTTTGATATCGCCCATCTGGCAGCGCATCGCGCCGATGAGCTTTCCGGTGGCCAGCAACAGCGTGTGGCGATTGCCCGCGCTCTTGTTCAGCAACCACGTATTATCCTAGCAGATGAACCAATCGCTTCGCTCGACCCGCGTAATACGCGCAGCGTCATGGATGCATTGCGTCGTATCAATCGCGAATATGGAATTACGGTTCTCTGCAATCTGCACTCACTCGATATTGCGCGCAATTATTGCGACCGCCTCGTCGGCATGTCTGCTGGCAAGATCGTGTTCCGAGGAACGCCGTCAATGCTGACCGATATGGCATCACGCGACCTTTACGGCATGGAAGCCGATGACGTCATCGATCAGGATGATGCGACCGAGCCAATGTCGATGCCAGTTCCGCAGCCGGCAGAAGCCGTTCTGCGCCAACTTTCCGCCTGA
- the phnN gene encoding phosphonate metabolism protein/1,5-bisphosphokinase (PRPP-forming) PhnN — protein sequence MPADNKPIGCFVAVVGPSGAGKDTIMDAARVALASDTRFHFVRRIITRPQMPGTEDHDSLDETAFTKAAGEGAFALHWQAHGLSYGLPKSLDDEIADGTVVIANVSRRVLGDIRRLYSERSVVIISARPEVLAERLASRGRESREEIALRLAREVSFDDGADDVVIIDNSGEVAASTDAFLHHLDKISIKTIA from the coding sequence ATGCCTGCAGACAATAAGCCAATTGGATGTTTCGTCGCCGTTGTCGGTCCCAGTGGGGCCGGCAAAGACACGATTATGGATGCGGCGCGTGTGGCTCTCGCGAGCGACACGCGTTTTCATTTTGTCCGTCGCATTATTACGCGCCCGCAAATGCCGGGCACGGAAGATCACGACAGTCTGGATGAAACAGCATTTACAAAAGCCGCAGGCGAGGGTGCTTTCGCGCTGCACTGGCAGGCGCATGGCCTGAGCTATGGATTGCCGAAATCGCTTGATGATGAAATCGCCGACGGAACTGTTGTGATTGCCAATGTCTCGCGTCGGGTGCTCGGTGATATCCGCAGGCTTTATTCCGAGCGTTCAGTTGTCATCATTTCGGCACGCCCGGAGGTGCTCGCCGAACGGCTCGCATCGCGCGGTCGTGAAAGTAGAGAAGAAATCGCTCTGCGACTTGCGCGCGAAGTGAGCTTTGATGACGGTGCTGACGATGTTGTCATAATAGACAATTCGGGTGAAGTCGCTGCTTCCACAGATGCCTTCCTGCACCATCTGGATAAAATTAGCATTAAAACAATTGCCTAA
- a CDS encoding alpha-D-ribose 1-methylphosphonate 5-triphosphate diphosphatase has translation MANEIVLKNARIVLADEIVSGSILIRDGKIAAIDQGNTNGGDDMDGDYVIPGLIELHTDQLESHYAPRPKVRWNVDAAVQAHDAQVAASGITTVFDAMRVGSDYDRDFAGKDMRMLADAIESGVRENRLRADHFLHLRCEVSSADCLESFALFENDDRVKLASLMDHAPGQRQFVDLETYRTYYMRKMKLTDEEFRVHCEKRMADSDAYSAKHRRAIADLSAHRGIVLASHDDATSNHVDESLDHGVRIAEFPTTMEAAHASKGAGLSILMGAPNIVRGGSHSGNIAARDLVDNGSLDILSSDYIPFSLIQSAFGLASGERPIALPDAIRLVTKNPADAMAMDDRGEIAIGKRADLVRTRTKGAIPVVRTVWREGERVL, from the coding sequence ATGGCTAACGAAATCGTTCTTAAAAATGCTCGCATCGTGCTTGCTGACGAGATTGTCTCTGGATCGATTCTGATCCGCGATGGCAAAATTGCAGCGATTGATCAGGGCAACACCAATGGTGGCGATGACATGGATGGCGATTATGTCATTCCCGGTCTGATCGAGTTGCACACCGACCAGCTCGAAAGCCATTACGCACCACGCCCTAAAGTCCGTTGGAATGTCGACGCTGCAGTTCAGGCGCATGACGCGCAGGTCGCAGCTTCCGGTATTACAACTGTGTTCGATGCCATGCGTGTCGGCTCAGACTATGACCGCGATTTTGCTGGCAAGGATATGCGTATGCTTGCAGATGCTATTGAAAGCGGCGTGCGCGAGAACAGGCTGCGCGCTGATCACTTCCTGCATCTACGTTGTGAAGTTTCATCGGCGGATTGCCTCGAAAGCTTTGCACTTTTTGAAAATGACGACCGGGTCAAGCTCGCTTCGCTTATGGATCATGCGCCTGGACAACGGCAATTCGTTGATCTTGAGACCTATCGCACCTATTACATGCGCAAGATGAAGCTCACGGATGAGGAGTTCCGGGTGCATTGTGAGAAGCGCATGGCAGATTCAGACGCCTATTCTGCAAAACATCGCCGCGCGATTGCTGATTTATCGGCGCATCGCGGGATCGTTTTGGCGAGTCATGACGATGCGACGAGCAATCACGTCGATGAATCGCTTGATCATGGTGTGCGGATCGCTGAATTTCCAACCACGATGGAAGCAGCTCATGCTTCCAAAGGTGCAGGATTGTCGATCCTGATGGGCGCGCCAAACATCGTTCGCGGCGGTTCTCATTCTGGTAATATTGCTGCTCGCGATCTCGTTGATAATGGCAGCCTCGATATTCTGTCTTCGGACTATATTCCGTTCAGCCTTATCCAGTCGGCATTCGGCCTTGCTTCCGGTGAACGCCCGATTGCTTTGCCCGATGCAATTCGTCTCGTGACCAAGAATCCGGCTGATGCCATGGCAATGGATGATCGCGGCGAAATCGCTATCGGTAAGCGTGCGGATCTGGTTCGCACTCGCACCAAAGGTGCTATTCCAGTTGTACGCACAGTCTGGCGCGAAGGTGAGCGTGTGTTGTGA
- a CDS encoding DapH/DapD/GlmU-related protein, with translation MTKLSVEPLVHDTAEVNGSKFGRYTEVGARSRVSETVLDDYSYLGIDCEIWCAEIGKFSNIASHVRINATNHPTWRPTLHHFTYRAGDYWPGEKDETEFFEWRRGNSVKIGHDTWLGHGSTILPGVTVGNGAVIGAGAVVSRNVAPYTIVGGVPARLIRERFDAATGNRLDRLAWWDWDHERLRDGLDDFRTLDIEAFLSKYETSANTNAVMKELSNG, from the coding sequence ATGACTAAGCTCTCGGTAGAACCTTTGGTTCACGATACTGCCGAAGTTAACGGCAGCAAGTTTGGCCGTTACACGGAAGTCGGCGCGCGTAGCCGGGTTTCGGAAACTGTGCTTGATGACTATTCCTATCTCGGTATCGACTGCGAAATCTGGTGTGCAGAGATTGGCAAGTTTTCCAATATTGCCAGCCATGTGCGCATCAATGCGACCAATCATCCGACATGGCGTCCGACACTGCATCATTTCACCTATCGTGCAGGTGATTACTGGCCGGGTGAAAAGGATGAAACCGAGTTTTTCGAGTGGCGACGCGGCAATTCCGTGAAGATTGGTCACGACACATGGCTTGGCCACGGTTCGACCATTCTGCCGGGAGTGACGGTTGGCAATGGCGCGGTTATTGGAGCCGGAGCAGTCGTCAGCAGGAACGTGGCTCCTTATACGATCGTCGGCGGCGTCCCTGCACGTCTTATCCGCGAACGGTTCGATGCCGCTACCGGCAATCGTTTGGATCGACTGGCTTGGTGGGATTGGGATCACGAGCGTCTGCGTGATGGACTCGATGATTTCCGCACGCTCGATATCGAAGCTTTCCTCTCGAAATACGAAACGTCCGCCAATACAAATGCGGTTATGAAAGAGCTATCCAATGGCTAA
- the phnL gene encoding phosphonate C-P lyase system protein PhnL, whose product MTQVRTSSPLAVSGLAKTFTMHLQGGIQLPVVSNVDFNLEAGECAVLGGPSGAGKSSILKMVYGNYAVNAGSILIRHEDRMVDLATADPREVLAVRRDTIGYVSQFLRTLPRVAAIDVVAEPLVARGVDRDAARNRASELLAQLNLPERLWALPPATFSGGEQQRVNIARGFITDHPVLLLDEPTASLDAKNRAVVVDLIKAKKAQGVAMLGIFHDEDVREQVADRIIDVTAFSPRAAA is encoded by the coding sequence ATGACACAAGTTAGAACATCCTCTCCGCTAGCCGTGTCGGGTCTGGCGAAGACGTTCACGATGCATTTGCAGGGCGGCATTCAGTTGCCAGTCGTAAGTAACGTGGACTTCAATCTGGAAGCAGGCGAATGCGCTGTGCTTGGCGGACCATCCGGTGCGGGTAAAAGCTCCATCCTCAAGATGGTCTATGGCAATTACGCAGTGAATGCTGGCTCGATCCTTATTCGTCACGAAGATCGCATGGTGGATCTGGCGACTGCCGATCCGCGCGAAGTGCTGGCCGTTCGGCGTGATACGATTGGATATGTCAGCCAGTTCTTGCGCACGTTGCCTCGCGTGGCGGCAATCGACGTCGTTGCGGAGCCATTGGTGGCGCGTGGTGTTGATCGCGATGCTGCTCGCAATCGTGCAAGCGAATTGCTTGCGCAGCTCAACCTGCCAGAACGGCTTTGGGCGCTGCCTCCTGCCACGTTCTCAGGTGGCGAACAGCAGCGCGTGAATATTGCGCGCGGTTTCATCACGGATCATCCGGTGTTGCTGCTTGACGAGCCAACGGCTTCACTTGATGCCAAGAACCGCGCAGTCGTTGTTGATCTTATTAAGGCCAAGAAAGCTCAGGGCGTCGCAATGCTCGGCATCTTCCATGACGAAGATGTGCGTGAACAGGTTGCCGATCGGATTATCGATGTTACCGCTTTCTCTCCGAGGGCCGCGGCATGA
- the phnK gene encoding phosphonate C-P lyase system protein PhnK, which translates to MSVEPLLKVSNLSKFYGSRRGCADIDFSLWPGEVLAIVGESGSGKTTLLNCLATRLEPTSGSVEYRMRDGEFRDLYKIGEAERRFLMRTDWGFVHQNPSDGLRMTVSAGANVGERLMAVGERHYGNIRNTATEWLGRVEIAADRIDDQPRAFSGGMRQRLQIARNLVTAPRLVFMDEPTGGLDVSVQARLLDLLRGLVSDLGLSVVIVTHDLAVARLLSHRIMVMKDGHIVEQGLTDRVLDDPQAPYTQLLVSSILQV; encoded by the coding sequence ATGAGCGTCGAACCTCTGCTGAAAGTCAGCAATCTCTCGAAGTTTTATGGCAGCCGCCGTGGTTGCGCAGATATCGATTTCTCGCTGTGGCCGGGCGAAGTATTGGCCATTGTCGGTGAATCCGGTTCGGGCAAGACGACTTTGCTCAACTGTCTGGCGACCCGTCTGGAACCGACATCGGGCAGCGTGGAATATCGGATGCGCGATGGCGAGTTCCGCGATCTTTACAAGATCGGGGAGGCTGAACGCCGCTTCCTGATGCGTACCGACTGGGGCTTCGTGCATCAGAACCCTTCCGATGGTCTGCGTATGACCGTTTCGGCGGGTGCCAATGTCGGTGAACGGCTGATGGCTGTTGGCGAACGCCACTATGGCAATATTCGCAACACGGCAACTGAATGGCTCGGACGTGTCGAAATAGCTGCTGACCGCATCGACGACCAGCCCCGCGCTTTCTCCGGCGGTATGCGTCAGCGTCTGCAGATTGCGCGCAATCTCGTCACAGCCCCGCGCCTTGTTTTCATGGATGAACCGACCGGCGGTCTAGACGTGTCCGTGCAGGCACGTCTTCTCGACCTGCTGCGCGGTTTGGTGAGCGATCTCGGCCTTTCGGTTGTCATCGTGACCCACGATCTCGCAGTGGCGCGTCTTCTGTCCCATCGCATCATGGTCATGAAAGACGGCCATATTGTCGAACAGGGCCTGACCGACCGCGTTCTGGATGACCCGCAAGCGCCTTACACGCAGCTGCTCGTGTCGTCTATTTTGCAGGTTTAG
- a CDS encoding alpha-D-ribose 1-methylphosphonate 5-phosphate C-P-lyase PhnJ, whose translation MSDLANYNFAYLDEQTKRMIRRAILKAIAIPGYQVPFASREMPMPYGWGTGGVQVTAAILGQNDVLKVIDQGADDTTNAVSIRAFFQKTADVAVTTHTGEATIIQTRHRIPEYPMSEGQVIVYQVPIPEPLRFLEPRETETRKMHALAEYGLMHVKLYEDIARHGHIAKTYDYPVMIEGRYVMAPSPTPKFDNPKMHMSPALQLFGAGREKRIYAVPPYTDVVSLDFEDHPFEVQKFKEPCALCGARGVYLDEVVLDDRGGSMFVCSDTDYCEDRQANGHFGHLAANKEAAE comes from the coding sequence ATGAGCGATCTAGCCAATTACAATTTCGCCTATCTGGACGAGCAGACGAAGCGGATGATCCGCCGTGCTATCCTGAAAGCCATCGCTATTCCGGGCTATCAGGTGCCGTTCGCAAGCCGCGAAATGCCGATGCCTTATGGTTGGGGCACAGGCGGTGTGCAGGTAACTGCCGCAATCCTCGGTCAGAATGATGTGCTGAAGGTGATCGATCAGGGTGCTGATGATACGACCAATGCCGTCTCCATCCGTGCATTCTTCCAGAAGACTGCGGATGTTGCCGTGACCACTCATACGGGTGAGGCGACGATCATCCAGACGCGTCACCGCATTCCGGAATATCCGATGAGTGAGGGACAGGTGATTGTATATCAGGTTCCAATTCCTGAGCCGCTGCGTTTTCTGGAGCCGCGTGAAACTGAAACGCGCAAGATGCACGCGCTTGCCGAATACGGCCTCATGCATGTGAAGCTTTACGAGGATATCGCGCGCCACGGCCATATCGCCAAGACCTATGATTATCCGGTGATGATCGAAGGGCGCTATGTCATGGCACCGTCGCCAACACCGAAGTTCGACAATCCGAAGATGCATATGTCGCCAGCTCTGCAGCTTTTTGGTGCCGGTCGTGAAAAGCGCATCTATGCCGTGCCTCCTTATACGGATGTCGTGAGCCTCGATTTCGAGGATCATCCATTCGAAGTGCAGAAATTCAAAGAGCCTTGCGCATTGTGTGGCGCACGCGGCGTTTATCTCGACGAAGTCGTGCTCGATGACCGTGGCGGCTCGATGTTTGTCTGCTCCGACACCGATTATTGTGAAGATCGTCAGGCGAATGGCCACTTTGGTCATCTGGCAGCGAATAAGGAGGCCGCGGAATGA
- a CDS encoding carbon-phosphorus lyase complex subunit PhnI, with the protein MYVAVKGGETAIRNAHRLLDDRRRGDRSVPALRLDQIVEQLGLAVDRVMAEGSLYDRELAALAVRQSRGDLIEAIFLVRAYRTTLPRFGYSLPLETANMLIERRISATYKDLPGGQLLGPTFDYTHRLLDPELAGDVSVPEPEVRATEPEETPRVTDILGVNGMIEEDGAMPDGHEPGDLTREPWTFPMPRDLRLQALARGDEGFLLALGYSTQRGYGNTHPFVGEIRIGEVEVEFDVPELGFSVSLGRVQLTECQMVSQFKGSSKQAPQFTRGYGLVFGQSERKAMSMSLCDRALRVREFDADVTAPAQDEEFVISHSDNVQSTGFVEHLKLPHYVDFQAELDLIRRMRAEYEQANNETEVLATEAAANIAAGKEAAE; encoded by the coding sequence ATGTATGTTGCTGTAAAGGGCGGTGAAACCGCTATTCGCAATGCCCACCGTCTGCTTGATGATCGTCGTCGTGGTGACCGCTCGGTTCCAGCATTGCGTCTTGATCAGATTGTCGAACAGCTTGGCCTCGCCGTTGATCGTGTGATGGCCGAAGGCTCGCTTTATGATCGCGAACTTGCGGCACTTGCCGTGCGCCAGTCGCGTGGCGACCTGATTGAAGCGATCTTTCTGGTGCGTGCCTACCGCACGACATTGCCGCGTTTTGGTTATTCGCTTCCGCTGGAAACGGCGAATATGTTGATCGAACGCCGAATTTCGGCCACCTATAAGGATCTGCCCGGCGGCCAGCTATTGGGACCGACATTCGATTATACGCATCGTCTGCTTGATCCGGAACTGGCGGGTGATGTCAGCGTTCCTGAGCCGGAAGTGCGTGCGACTGAGCCTGAAGAAACGCCACGCGTGACCGATATTCTCGGTGTCAACGGGATGATCGAAGAAGATGGTGCAATGCCGGATGGGCATGAGCCGGGCGATCTTACCCGCGAACCGTGGACGTTTCCGATGCCGCGCGATCTGCGCTTGCAGGCTTTGGCGCGTGGTGATGAAGGCTTCCTGCTGGCGCTGGGGTATTCCACGCAACGCGGTTATGGCAACACGCATCCATTTGTCGGTGAGATCCGCATTGGTGAGGTGGAGGTTGAGTTCGATGTGCCCGAGCTCGGCTTTTCCGTTTCGCTTGGCCGTGTTCAGCTGACCGAATGCCAGATGGTGAGCCAGTTCAAAGGCTCGTCCAAGCAGGCACCACAGTTCACGCGCGGCTATGGTCTGGTGTTCGGGCAGAGTGAACGCAAAGCCATGTCGATGTCGCTTTGTGACCGTGCGCTTCGCGTTCGCGAATTCGATGCAGATGTGACAGCCCCCGCGCAGGACGAAGAATTCGTCATTTCCCATTCTGACAATGTGCAATCGACCGGCTTTGTCGAGCATCTGAAATTGCCACATTACGTGGATTTTCAGGCCGAGCTCGATCTCATCCGCCGTATGCGTGCGGAATACGAACAAGCGAACAATGAGACTGAAGTTTTGGCAACCGAAGCAGCAGCCAATATTGCCGCAGGCAAGGAAGCAGCAGAATGA
- the phnH gene encoding phosphonate C-P lyase system protein PhnH, protein MLHSSSAFEGGLADPVNEAQSAFHAVMHAIANPGRIYSLVQAATPPQPLTPELGVIAATLLDHDASVWVDAKIAANKDATAWLTFHTGAPIVGDQSKAQFALVTDAQSLPVLSSFAQGDPEFPDRSTTVVLAVSSLTSGQGFCLKGPGIKDETVLTVDGLPQDFTAQWRENGALFPLGIDLVLVADGKAAALPRTTRVESLEG, encoded by the coding sequence ATGCTCCATTCTTCTTCTGCTTTCGAAGGCGGTCTGGCTGATCCGGTTAATGAGGCGCAATCGGCGTTTCATGCTGTGATGCACGCTATTGCAAATCCCGGCCGCATTTATTCGTTGGTTCAAGCTGCGACGCCACCACAGCCGCTTACGCCTGAGCTTGGCGTGATTGCTGCAACATTGCTTGATCACGACGCAAGCGTCTGGGTCGATGCTAAAATTGCAGCCAACAAGGACGCAACGGCATGGCTGACATTCCATACTGGTGCGCCAATCGTTGGGGATCAATCGAAAGCGCAGTTCGCACTTGTAACGGATGCGCAATCGCTACCGGTACTTTCTTCCTTCGCGCAGGGAGACCCTGAATTTCCGGATCGTTCGACGACTGTTGTTCTAGCAGTTTCGTCTCTGACGAGCGGGCAGGGTTTCTGCCTCAAAGGCCCGGGCATCAAGGATGAAACTGTGCTGACCGTTGATGGACTGCCGCAGGATTTTACTGCGCAATGGCGTGAAAATGGCGCGTTGTTCCCGCTGGGTATCGATCTGGTGCTCGTCGCTGACGGTAAAGCCGCAGCGCTTCCCCGTACAACCCGTGTCGAGTCTCTGGAGGGTTAA
- the phnG gene encoding phosphonate C-P lyase system protein PhnG yields the protein MQTTQHSTGESGAGSTTGNRTAPDATQIARQASLAILARASGEELKSFWQNWPSKPEFEVLRGPETGLVMLRGRIGGGGAPFNVGEATVTRATVRLSDGLVGHSYALGRDQEKAKLAALFDALWLDEDQRDTVEAKVLSVLRSRIDEADTKLRAEAAATKVDFFTMVRGDN from the coding sequence ATGCAGACGACGCAGCATAGCACGGGTGAAAGTGGAGCGGGCTCCACGACTGGAAACAGAACGGCGCCGGATGCGACGCAGATTGCACGTCAGGCCAGCTTGGCAATTCTTGCACGCGCCAGCGGTGAAGAACTGAAATCATTTTGGCAGAATTGGCCGAGTAAGCCAGAATTCGAGGTTCTGCGTGGTCCTGAAACTGGACTTGTTATGCTGCGCGGTCGCATCGGCGGCGGCGGTGCGCCTTTTAATGTCGGTGAAGCGACCGTCACCAGAGCGACCGTTCGTCTGTCCGATGGCTTAGTCGGGCATTCTTATGCACTCGGACGCGATCAGGAAAAGGCGAAACTCGCCGCTCTGTTCGATGCGCTTTGGCTCGATGAAGACCAGCGCGACACTGTTGAGGCCAAGGTGCTGAGCGTGTTGCGCAGCCGCATTGATGAGGCGGATACCAAGCTGCGCGCCGAGGCCGCTGCCACCAAGGTCGACTTCTTCACTATGGTTCGGGGAGACAACTGA
- the phnF gene encoding phosphonate metabolism transcriptional regulator PhnF: protein MAKTKRIERNSGVAIWRQIADEIRGDIMAGKLATGARMPAEMELADRFGVNRHTVRSAIAALTQEGVLRAEQGRGTFVANAKRLTYQIGRRTRISQALAPQVSETKGILLSSHVETAAADIIQALEIETGSETLKLETMHSADGHPISIATHWVDANAFPTFTEDYTASGSITSAFKAAGVSDYFRKSTVVSARHADPDDLKHLKLSPGAIVLTARAINIDTAGKPIQYSLTRFSADRMEFVIESDPLD, encoded by the coding sequence ATGGCAAAGACGAAACGAATTGAACGAAACAGCGGCGTGGCCATCTGGCGCCAGATCGCGGACGAGATACGCGGCGACATCATGGCCGGGAAACTTGCAACAGGTGCACGGATGCCCGCCGAGATGGAGTTGGCAGATCGATTTGGTGTCAATCGCCATACAGTGCGCAGCGCAATTGCGGCACTGACGCAGGAAGGTGTGCTACGCGCTGAACAAGGCCGCGGTACTTTTGTGGCCAATGCGAAACGGCTTACCTATCAGATTGGCCGCCGCACCCGCATTTCACAAGCGCTGGCACCACAAGTCAGCGAGACCAAAGGCATCCTGCTGAGTTCCCATGTAGAAACAGCGGCTGCCGACATCATTCAAGCGCTTGAAATAGAAACTGGTTCCGAAACACTGAAGCTTGAAACCATGCACAGTGCGGATGGCCATCCGATTTCCATAGCAACCCATTGGGTGGATGCAAATGCCTTTCCGACTTTCACTGAAGATTATACGGCCAGCGGCTCAATCACGTCCGCATTCAAAGCGGCAGGCGTCAGCGATTATTTCAGAAAATCCACCGTGGTATCGGCACGCCATGCCGATCCAGACGACCTCAAACATCTTAAACTATCCCCGGGCGCTATCGTTCTGACGGCACGCGCAATCAATATAGATACTGCGGGAAAGCCAATTCAATATTCACTAACGCGCTTTTCAGCAGATCGGATGGAGTTCGTTATCGAAAGCGATCCGCTGGATTAA
- the ssb gene encoding single-stranded DNA-binding protein → MAGSVNKVILVGNLGADPEIRRLNSGDQIANLRIATSESWRDRQSGERKDRTEWHSVVIFNENLAKVAEQYLKKGSKVYIEGALQTRKWQDQNGNDRYSTEIVLQKFRGELQMLDSRGEGGDQGRSFGGGGGGNRNQVSDYSGGGDFGSSGPSNQGGGGGGGFSRDLDDEIPF, encoded by the coding sequence ATGGCTGGTAGCGTCAACAAAGTCATTCTGGTCGGCAACCTTGGTGCTGATCCAGAAATCCGTCGCCTCAATTCTGGTGATCAGATTGCTAATCTGCGCATCGCAACCTCGGAAAGCTGGCGCGACCGTCAGAGCGGCGAGCGCAAGGATCGCACCGAGTGGCACAGTGTTGTCATCTTCAATGAGAACCTTGCCAAAGTTGCTGAACAGTATCTGAAGAAGGGTTCCAAGGTTTACATCGAAGGTGCGCTCCAGACACGTAAGTGGCAGGATCAGAATGGCAATGACCGTTACAGCACCGAAATCGTGCTGCAGAAGTTCCGTGGTGAACTTCAGATGCTCGATAGCCGTGGCGAAGGTGGCGATCAGGGCCGCTCGTTTGGTGGCGGCGGCGGTGGCAATCGCAACCAGGTGTCGGATTATTCCGGTGGTGGTGACTTCGGTTCGTCCGGCCCATCCAATCAGGGTGGCGGCGGTGGCGGTGGTTTCTCCCGCGATCTGGACGACGAAATTCCATTTTGA